A window of Streptomyces gilvosporeus contains these coding sequences:
- a CDS encoding SMI1/KNR4 family protein, giving the protein MIELTGWEPLGISVDWAAIEGELGVPLPADYKELYEVFGGGVFSDSVYFLGRDEGRAFDFLTQWRVSLPVDQDSKRGEVSAVEPYAIYAPGGKGLVEWGSTEWADEYFWLIDAERPGEYPVLARAHGVGGWHRFAMSTSEFLYRILADTDFQPFGIAQYDLDTTFKPGSGDDE; this is encoded by the coding sequence GTGATCGAACTGACCGGGTGGGAGCCGCTCGGGATCTCCGTCGATTGGGCGGCGATCGAGGGAGAGCTGGGGGTTCCACTGCCGGCGGACTACAAGGAGCTCTACGAGGTGTTCGGCGGCGGCGTCTTCAGTGATTCCGTCTACTTTCTGGGGCGTGACGAGGGCCGCGCGTTCGACTTCCTGACACAGTGGCGGGTCTCCCTGCCGGTCGACCAGGACAGCAAGCGTGGAGAGGTCTCCGCCGTCGAGCCCTATGCGATCTACGCGCCGGGCGGCAAGGGGCTGGTTGAGTGGGGCTCCACCGAATGGGCCGACGAATACTTCTGGCTGATCGATGCCGAGCGGCCGGGGGAGTATCCCGTCCTCGCGCGCGCCCACGGCGTCGGCGGATGGCACCGGTTCGCCATGTCCACCTCGGAATTCCTCTACAGAATTCTCGCGGATACTGACTTTCAACCTTTCGGAATCGCGCAGTACGACCTCGACACGACATTCAAGCCTGGATCCGGAGACGATGAGTGA
- a CDS encoding GNAT family N-acetyltransferase has product MNDTTRGIRIRPGSLADAPAILDMLDSAVVWMNDRGNTEQWGTTPYSQKPGGVARVERYTTENAPYIAELDGTPVGALVLDSGPSPQMPIAPAAEPERYVRLLVTDRRHAGLGIGAALLAHAAEETRRAGVELLRVDCWAGGGGLVAFYERNGFTRTEPFLSGAWPGQVLARRVG; this is encoded by the coding sequence ATGAACGACACCACACGAGGCATACGGATCAGACCGGGCAGCCTGGCCGACGCACCGGCCATTTTGGACATGCTCGACTCCGCGGTGGTCTGGATGAACGATCGCGGCAACACCGAGCAGTGGGGCACCACACCGTACTCGCAAAAGCCCGGCGGCGTGGCACGGGTCGAGCGGTATACGACCGAGAATGCCCCGTACATCGCGGAGCTGGACGGGACACCCGTCGGAGCCCTCGTGCTGGACTCCGGGCCCAGCCCGCAGATGCCGATCGCGCCGGCCGCGGAACCCGAGCGGTACGTCCGGCTGCTGGTCACCGACCGACGGCACGCCGGTCTGGGCATCGGGGCAGCGCTGCTGGCCCATGCCGCCGAGGAGACCCGTCGGGCCGGCGTGGAACTGCTGCGAGTCGACTGCTGGGCGGGTGGCGGCGGACTGGTCGCGTTCTACGAGCGCAACGGTTTCACCCGCACCGAACCTTTCCTGTCCGGGGCCTGGCCGGGACAGGTGCTGGCCAGGCGGGTCGGCTGA
- a CDS encoding TetR/AcrR family transcriptional regulator, whose protein sequence is MSAEQDEPVRQRLTRAEAKARTRRLLLDAAARVFARKGFAGASVEEIAESAGFSIGALYSNFGGKEALFLELMAERGLGRVAEAAQTLDRHEAGTGEAAAELGRLLVDVADKDTDFAPLQAEFWLYAVRNPQVLDTMAAALREPRQALEGLIDTWLAEQGAPADAPADAVATVVAALFQGLVRLRRVDPDSVPEELFGQALVWLFAGIHAGAAPTSGPDQN, encoded by the coding sequence ATGAGTGCCGAGCAGGACGAACCCGTACGCCAGCGACTGACCCGCGCCGAGGCCAAGGCCCGCACCCGCCGACTGCTGCTGGATGCGGCGGCCCGCGTCTTCGCGCGGAAAGGGTTCGCGGGGGCCTCGGTGGAGGAGATCGCCGAGTCCGCCGGCTTCTCCATCGGCGCGCTGTACTCGAACTTCGGCGGTAAGGAAGCGCTCTTCCTGGAGCTGATGGCCGAACGCGGTCTGGGCCGCGTCGCCGAGGCCGCCCAGACCCTCGACCGGCACGAGGCCGGCACCGGAGAGGCCGCCGCCGAGCTGGGGCGCCTGCTGGTGGACGTCGCCGACAAGGACACCGACTTCGCCCCACTCCAGGCCGAGTTCTGGCTCTATGCGGTGCGCAATCCGCAGGTCCTCGACACCATGGCCGCCGCGCTCCGCGAACCGCGCCAGGCGCTGGAGGGGCTGATCGACACCTGGCTCGCCGAGCAGGGCGCGCCCGCCGACGCCCCCGCCGATGCCGTGGCCACGGTGGTGGCCGCACTGTTCCAGGGGCTGGTGCGCCTGCGACGGGTCGACCCGGACAGCGTCCCCGAAGAACTCTTCGGCCAGGCCCTGGTCTGGCTGTTCGCCGGCATCCATGCCGGCGCCGCCCCCACAAGTGGTCCCGACCAGAACTGA
- a CDS encoding antibiotic biosynthesis monooxygenase, with the protein MTHFSDLIHADTGTALISEWITGTPERSHAVADAVIDEWAAGEKPSARLAQHMFLSTDGASLLFYAQWTSDEDHLAWARAHRSEMVSRIDTLVPGIERPGLNRTRLHSSLVHDAGPHPGVFVVTTTVADEVEATVRPAPGLLAAHIHLTTDGQPTTDGGRAVIVTEWTDAASHDAAAATHATGALGFKRYTLHHSFPNGVAQRASSGT; encoded by the coding sequence ATGACGCACTTCAGCGACCTCATCCACGCCGACACCGGTACAGCTTTGATCAGCGAGTGGATCACCGGCACCCCCGAGCGTTCGCACGCGGTGGCTGACGCGGTGATCGACGAGTGGGCAGCGGGCGAGAAACCCTCCGCGCGCCTCGCCCAGCACATGTTCCTCTCGACGGATGGCGCCAGCCTCCTGTTCTACGCCCAGTGGACCAGTGATGAGGACCACCTGGCGTGGGCCCGCGCGCACCGCTCCGAGATGGTCAGCCGTATCGACACGCTCGTGCCCGGTATCGAACGTCCCGGGCTCAACCGCACCCGCCTCCACAGCAGCCTGGTTCACGACGCGGGACCTCACCCCGGCGTCTTCGTGGTGACCACGACGGTGGCTGACGAGGTAGAGGCCACGGTCAGACCGGCGCCCGGCCTGCTCGCGGCCCACATCCACCTCACCACGGACGGCCAGCCAACAACAGACGGCGGGCGCGCGGTCATCGTCACGGAATGGACAGATGCCGCCTCGCATGACGCGGCCGCCGCCACCCACGCCACCGGCGCCCTCGGCTTCAAGCGGTACACGCTCCACCACTCGTTCCCGAACGGCGTCGCTCAGAGGGCATCCAGCGGGACATGA
- a CDS encoding VOC family protein has translation MTIQRMDNVGIVVDDLEAAMAFFTELGMELEGEAQIEGIWADQTVGLDGVRSAIAMMRTPDGHGKLELTKFHTPTAITAGPRNPPPNTLGLHRVMFAVDDIDDTIARLRRHGAELLGEVGQYENLYRLCNLRGPSGIIVALAERIG, from the coding sequence GTGACGATTCAGCGGATGGACAACGTAGGCATCGTGGTCGACGACCTGGAGGCTGCCATGGCCTTCTTCACCGAGCTCGGCATGGAGCTGGAAGGCGAAGCGCAGATCGAGGGAATCTGGGCAGACCAGACGGTCGGCCTCGACGGGGTCCGCAGCGCCATCGCGATGATGCGCACCCCGGACGGCCACGGCAAGCTGGAGCTGACGAAGTTCCACACCCCCACGGCGATCACTGCCGGTCCGCGCAACCCGCCACCCAATACTCTGGGCCTGCACCGTGTCATGTTCGCCGTCGACGACATCGACGACACCATCGCCCGACTGCGCCGCCATGGCGCCGAACTTCTCGGCGAGGTGGGGCAGTACGAGAACCTCTACCGACTCTGCAACCTCCGCGGCCCCTCGGGAATCATCGTCGCTTTGGCCGAACGGATCGGCTAG
- a CDS encoding NAD(P)/FAD-dependent oxidoreductase yields MTAPDAVTAAERIVVVGASLAGLRAAEALRDEGFTGELTLIGDEPYAPYDRPPLSKAVLSGWLTSDHTELPRLRDIDARWLLGTRADGLDTRSRTVTLADGRQVGYDRLLIATGTRSRPWPTERGGALHGVHLLRSRDDADRLRAALAAGPQRVLVIGAGFTGGEVASVCRDLGIEVTVTQRSGAPLASALGGVIGGAAARWYRDAGVDLRLGTTVHALEGDADGRLRRAVLSDGTVVTAEVAVVAAGALANTEWLAGSGLAADARGVACDASCRALTDDGSPLADVFVAGDIARWPHPLYPGQLLRLDHWDNAVAQARTAAHNMTHPPREHRDHRPLPAFWSNQFGMNLKCLGLPALADQVVVTQGALDQRQFVAAYGQRGRLVAVVAVDAPRVLDGYAALIEAQAPFPPVLNATDGPDRLEPLDADFPGTAPAAVPRTADPSPGHLPAPAAPLAPPLQSTPPTESSPSVPSLPSVPSVLAGHE; encoded by the coding sequence GTGACCGCCCCCGATGCGGTGACCGCCGCCGAGCGCATCGTCGTGGTCGGCGCCTCCCTGGCCGGACTGCGTGCCGCCGAGGCGCTGCGGGACGAGGGGTTCACCGGCGAGCTCACCCTCATCGGCGACGAGCCGTACGCGCCCTACGACCGCCCGCCACTGTCCAAGGCGGTGCTGTCCGGCTGGCTGACCAGCGACCACACCGAGTTGCCCCGCCTTCGCGACATCGACGCCCGATGGCTGCTCGGCACCCGCGCCGACGGCCTCGATACGCGCTCCCGCACGGTGACGCTGGCCGACGGGCGACAGGTGGGCTACGACCGGCTCCTGATAGCCACCGGAACCCGGTCCCGGCCCTGGCCGACGGAGCGGGGCGGCGCCCTGCACGGGGTGCACCTGCTGCGTTCCCGCGACGACGCCGACCGGCTGCGCGCTGCGCTGGCAGCCGGACCGCAGCGGGTGCTGGTCATCGGCGCCGGGTTCACCGGCGGCGAGGTCGCCTCGGTCTGCCGCGACCTGGGCATCGAGGTGACCGTGACCCAGCGCAGCGGCGCCCCCCTGGCGAGCGCGCTGGGCGGGGTGATCGGCGGCGCCGCGGCCCGCTGGTACCGCGACGCCGGGGTGGACCTGCGCCTCGGCACCACCGTCCACGCCCTGGAGGGCGATGCCGACGGCCGACTGCGGCGCGCGGTCCTCTCCGACGGCACGGTGGTGACGGCCGAGGTCGCCGTCGTCGCCGCCGGCGCCCTGGCCAACACCGAGTGGCTGGCCGGCTCCGGGCTGGCCGCCGACGCCCGCGGGGTGGCGTGCGACGCGTCCTGCCGGGCCCTGACCGACGACGGGAGCCCGCTTGCGGACGTCTTCGTCGCCGGCGATATCGCCCGCTGGCCGCACCCGCTCTACCCCGGGCAGCTGCTGCGCCTGGACCACTGGGACAACGCCGTCGCCCAGGCCCGCACCGCCGCCCACAACATGACCCACCCGCCGCGCGAACATCGCGACCACCGGCCGCTGCCGGCGTTCTGGTCCAACCAGTTCGGGATGAACCTCAAGTGCCTGGGGCTGCCCGCCCTCGCCGACCAGGTCGTGGTCACCCAAGGCGCGCTCGACCAGCGCCAGTTCGTCGCCGCATACGGGCAGCGCGGGCGCCTGGTCGCCGTCGTCGCGGTGGACGCGCCCCGCGTGCTGGACGGATACGCGGCGCTGATCGAGGCCCAAGCGCCCTTCCCGCCGGTGCTCAACGCCACCGACGGGCCGGACCGGCTCGAACCCCTCGACGCCGATTTCCCTGGCACCGCCCCGGCCGCCGTCCCCCGGACCGCCGACCCGTCACCGGGCCACCTGCCCGCCCCGGCCGCGCCGCTTGCCCCGCCTCTCCAGTCCACCCCGCCCACCGAGTCCAGCCCATCCGTCCCGTCCCTCCCCTCCGTTCCGTCCGTCCTGGCCGGACACGAGTGA
- a CDS encoding VOC family protein: MGREAPVRLGLRVADVAGAAALYRGLGFQQVGFVPGPEGQTVMVILRRGDVQLLVDALTGLPFPDSERERQTKAGPRGLGVVVGLEVEDVDAVARYCRSAGCQITTEPADAPWGERYCECVDPYGYCWKFFRLLPQQYGDGLDAVHESWFGPADERNVADGTHR; this comes from the coding sequence ATGGGCCGGGAAGCTCCCGTTCGATTAGGACTTCGCGTCGCTGATGTTGCCGGAGCTGCCGCGTTGTACCGAGGGCTCGGTTTCCAGCAGGTCGGTTTCGTGCCAGGCCCCGAGGGCCAAACGGTCATGGTGATCTTGCGGCGTGGAGACGTACAGCTCCTTGTGGATGCTCTGACAGGGCTGCCGTTTCCCGACAGCGAGCGGGAACGGCAGACGAAGGCGGGGCCGCGCGGGCTCGGCGTGGTGGTGGGTCTGGAAGTCGAAGACGTGGACGCTGTCGCGCGCTACTGCCGGTCAGCGGGCTGCCAGATCACCACCGAACCGGCCGATGCTCCATGGGGTGAGCGGTACTGCGAATGCGTGGACCCCTACGGATACTGCTGGAAGTTCTTCCGGCTCCTGCCTCAGCAGTACGGTGACGGCCTTGATGCCGTCCACGAGAGCTGGTTCGGACCTGCCGACGAGAGGAACGTCGCCGACGGGACCCACCGGTGA
- a CDS encoding cytochrome P450: MTSTIQQQHSPTELFAHALRYENRADPYPAYEQLLQQPVVQMADGSWLATGHREISLLLRDPRISADRLNPQQQPIRKSLLMEDPPRHDQLRQAVTQQFIPRIMGMRDHIDALVTELLDAHTSEQPGQLDVVADLAYPLPVTVICELLGVPREDERLFGSLARRLTRGLDPVDTQTEKEIHELQQARAELVEYLEGLIARHNADGGSDLLAGLMNGQSPDGPMDAIDLRVTLGLLLIAGHETTVNLIANGTLALLRHPDLLARLRTDPDLATPLVEEVLRYDPPVQMSGRSALADIDIAGTTIPKGSRIRLLLASGNRDPRRFTDPDRFLPDRADNAHLGFGGGIHYCIGATLARAEAQIALTALARRLDSPRLAADPPPYRENAILRGPERLPVTFERLLRDPRGK; the protein is encoded by the coding sequence ATGACCTCAACCATCCAGCAACAGCACTCCCCCACGGAGCTGTTCGCCCACGCCCTGCGCTACGAGAACCGCGCCGACCCCTACCCCGCCTACGAGCAGCTGCTGCAACAGCCGGTGGTACAGATGGCCGACGGATCCTGGCTGGCGACCGGGCACCGCGAGATCAGCCTGCTGCTCCGTGACCCGCGGATCAGCGCCGACCGCCTCAACCCGCAACAGCAGCCCATCCGCAAGAGCCTGCTGATGGAGGACCCGCCCCGCCACGACCAGCTGCGCCAGGCGGTGACCCAGCAGTTCATCCCGCGCATCATGGGCATGCGCGACCACATCGACGCCCTCGTCACCGAGCTGCTCGACGCGCACACCAGCGAGCAGCCGGGACAGCTGGACGTGGTCGCCGACCTCGCCTACCCGCTGCCGGTCACCGTCATCTGCGAACTGCTCGGCGTACCGCGCGAGGACGAGCGCCTCTTCGGCTCTCTCGCCCGCCGCCTGACCCGCGGCCTGGACCCCGTCGACACCCAGACCGAGAAGGAGATACACGAACTCCAGCAGGCACGCGCCGAGTTGGTGGAGTACCTTGAGGGGCTGATCGCACGGCACAACGCCGACGGCGGCAGCGACCTGCTGGCCGGCCTGATGAACGGCCAGAGCCCCGACGGACCGATGGACGCCATCGACCTCCGTGTCACCCTCGGCCTGCTGCTCATCGCCGGTCACGAAACCACCGTCAACCTCATCGCCAACGGGACCCTCGCCCTGCTGCGCCACCCCGACCTCCTCGCCCGGCTGCGCACCGACCCCGACCTGGCCACGCCACTGGTGGAGGAGGTGCTGCGGTACGACCCGCCGGTGCAGATGTCCGGACGCAGCGCCCTGGCCGACATCGACATCGCCGGGACCACCATCCCCAAGGGCTCACGCATCCGCCTGCTCCTGGCCTCCGGCAACCGCGACCCGCGCCGCTTCACCGACCCCGACCGGTTCCTGCCCGACCGCGCCGACAACGCCCATCTCGGCTTCGGCGGCGGCATCCACTACTGCATCGGCGCCACCCTCGCCCGCGCCGAGGCCCAGATCGCCCTGACCGCGCTCGCCCGCCGCCTGGACTCTCCCCGCCTGGCCGCCGACCCACCGCCCTACCGCGAAAACGCCATCCTGCGCGGCCCGGAACGGCTCCCCGTCACCTTCGAACGGCTGCTACGGGACCCACGGGGCAAGTGA
- a CDS encoding OsmC family protein, with protein MTETHTYDVAIEWTGNLGSGTESYRSFSRAHEVLATGKTPIAASSDPAFRGDASRWNPEELLVASVAQCHMLWYLHLCAVGGVTVVDYEDRAHGVMTMDASGGGGQITEVVLRPEVTVAEASMADKARTLHGEVHAVCFIARSVNFPIRHEPLIRVL; from the coding sequence ATGACGGAGACGCACACCTACGACGTAGCGATTGAATGGACCGGCAACCTCGGCTCGGGTACGGAGAGTTACCGTTCCTTCAGCCGCGCGCATGAGGTCCTGGCGACGGGGAAGACGCCCATTGCGGCCTCTTCCGATCCGGCCTTTCGCGGGGACGCATCCCGCTGGAATCCCGAGGAACTGCTGGTGGCCTCGGTTGCTCAGTGTCATATGCTCTGGTACCTCCACCTCTGCGCCGTCGGCGGGGTGACGGTTGTCGACTATGAAGACCGTGCTCACGGGGTCATGACCATGGACGCGAGCGGCGGGGGCGGCCAGATCACCGAGGTCGTACTGCGCCCCGAGGTGACCGTTGCCGAGGCGTCGATGGCGGACAAGGCGCGCACACTGCATGGCGAAGTCCATGCGGTGTGCTTCATCGCTCGCTCGGTCAACTTCCCCATCCGGCATGAGCCGCTCATCCGGGTCCTGTAA
- a CDS encoding ferredoxin, whose amino-acid sequence MLTGAIDSAGVADAADAAEPAERAHADLTKPDDLTESADPTDSPDLADSPGPADSPQPPPGGLRLVVDLNRCQSYGQCVYAAPAVFRFHGEEALEYDYAPAADTRREVERAAAACPVQAIALGRATEPAPLVTEPAPLVPERVR is encoded by the coding sequence ATGCTCACCGGAGCCATTGATTCCGCCGGAGTCGCTGATGCCGCTGATGCCGCCGAGCCGGCCGAACGGGCCCACGCGGATCTGACAAAGCCCGACGACCTCACGGAATCCGCCGACCCCACCGATTCCCCCGACCTGGCCGACTCCCCCGGCCCGGCCGATTCCCCCCAGCCCCCGCCCGGCGGGCTCCGACTGGTCGTGGACCTGAACCGTTGCCAGAGCTACGGGCAGTGCGTCTACGCCGCACCGGCCGTCTTCCGGTTCCACGGCGAGGAGGCGCTGGAGTACGACTACGCGCCCGCCGCCGACACCCGCCGCGAGGTCGAGCGGGCCGCCGCGGCCTGCCCCGTACAGGCCATCGCCCTGGGCAGAGCCACCGAGCCCGCACCCCTGGTGACCGAGCCCGCTCCCCTGGTACCGGAGCGTGTGCGGTGA
- a CDS encoding SMI1/KNR4 family protein translates to MSGTWAGVRERVLALRNAPRWWVVSGADFPGYGHNFELLPVLTADQLRAVERWLGTELPEEYRTFLLQVGAGGAGPDYGLFPMQPPGPDTPPATGHCALPFRPELTAELDAHEWAEPRRADFPDDDAFAAAFASWDARHGELYEALSEGTLCISSQGCAYYTLLVATGPQRGTIWEDVRTVGEGVVPVELRGKPGHVSFAEWYLNWLEHAERRAWDTTTAPPPRLQFTSDRRQEPSREAANSDGGIARQPPGSA, encoded by the coding sequence GTGAGCGGGACCTGGGCAGGAGTGCGAGAGCGCGTGCTCGCCCTACGGAACGCGCCGCGCTGGTGGGTGGTGTCAGGCGCCGATTTCCCCGGATACGGCCACAACTTCGAGCTGCTGCCCGTCCTCACAGCGGACCAGCTGCGGGCCGTAGAGCGGTGGCTCGGCACCGAACTTCCCGAGGAATACCGCACGTTCCTCCTTCAGGTGGGCGCGGGCGGCGCGGGCCCCGACTACGGGCTGTTCCCGATGCAGCCGCCCGGACCCGACACTCCTCCAGCCACCGGCCACTGCGCGCTGCCCTTCCGTCCCGAACTCACCGCCGAGCTCGACGCGCACGAGTGGGCGGAGCCCCGGCGAGCCGACTTCCCGGACGACGATGCCTTCGCCGCCGCCTTCGCCTCCTGGGATGCCCGCCACGGCGAGCTGTATGAGGCCCTGAGCGAGGGCACCCTGTGCATCAGCTCCCAAGGCTGCGCGTACTACACCCTCCTCGTGGCCACAGGCCCCCAGCGCGGCACCATATGGGAGGACGTACGTACCGTCGGTGAGGGAGTGGTACCGGTCGAACTGCGTGGTAAGCCGGGACACGTGTCGTTCGCGGAGTGGTATCTCAACTGGCTCGAACACGCGGAACGCCGCGCCTGGGACACGACGACCGCACCCCCGCCACGCCTCCAGTTCACCTCCGACCGGAGGCAGGAACCGTCCCGCGAGGCCGCGAACTCAGATGGAGGCATCGCACGTCAGCCACCCGGCAGTGCCTAG
- a CDS encoding TetR/AcrR family transcriptional regulator, whose protein sequence is MPSDPRQRRAARHAPPAGEPSAASPRKKPLTVDRITDAALQVVATEGYDALTIRRVAAVLGTGPSSLYAHIVGKEDIDDLLVGRLCSEVVLPEPDPATWRRQILDVYAQIRDQYLKYPGVSRAALGVVPTNLSTLRVREGLLAILLAGGIEPQNAAWALDALSLYVSAYALEQSLVQQRRRHPDQEWVLGREELIRRFTALPADTFPQTRRYAAELTSGTGHDRFEFTLGLIMDNLTQL, encoded by the coding sequence ATGCCCTCCGATCCCCGGCAGCGCCGAGCAGCTCGCCACGCCCCGCCCGCTGGGGAGCCCTCAGCGGCGTCCCCACGCAAGAAGCCCCTCACGGTCGACCGGATCACCGACGCCGCCCTGCAGGTCGTGGCCACCGAGGGCTACGACGCACTGACCATCCGTCGAGTCGCCGCGGTCCTCGGCACCGGCCCATCGTCGCTGTACGCGCACATCGTCGGCAAAGAGGACATCGACGATCTGCTCGTCGGCCGGCTCTGCTCCGAGGTCGTGCTGCCCGAACCGGACCCGGCCACCTGGCGCAGGCAGATCCTCGACGTGTACGCACAGATCCGCGACCAGTACCTGAAATACCCCGGAGTCTCCCGTGCCGCGCTGGGCGTAGTCCCGACCAACCTCTCCACATTGCGCGTCAGGGAAGGGCTTTTGGCGATCCTGCTCGCCGGCGGAATCGAACCGCAGAACGCCGCCTGGGCGCTCGATGCTCTGTCCCTCTACGTCAGCGCCTACGCCTTGGAGCAGTCGCTGGTCCAGCAGCGGCGCAGACACCCGGACCAGGAATGGGTCCTCGGCCGCGAGGAGTTGATCCGTCGGTTCACCGCGCTGCCGGCCGACACGTTTCCGCAGACCCGACGCTATGCCGCTGAGCTGACCTCCGGCACCGGACACGACCGGTTCGAGTTCACCCTCGGACTGATCATGGACAACCTCACCCAGCTCTAG